The following proteins are encoded in a genomic region of Papaver somniferum cultivar HN1 unplaced genomic scaffold, ASM357369v1 unplaced-scaffold_10, whole genome shotgun sequence:
- the LOC113326818 gene encoding uncharacterized protein LOC113326818 isoform X1, producing the protein MTGGPSIKVVDATTKELTTMMQTLTDLHKEESTARAAAAREQQDSLNSLIALSKESHPQFTALLTHLQRDTPPPPDNSGASPSYTPDPVLDPTIKTPKIDFPTFDGDNPRRWIRRCERFFQLKSVPLRQRTQFASIHLVGKAESWFHDFQNGKDFIAWSDFYSSICECFEDLANENFVGCFNKLPQINSVEEYYEKIEPLKALMLQHNPFYTEDYFVMSFLSGLKVIIRLDVEMHKPTTLSQAYYLSRLREGALASQQQQITKSTPYKQPTTATYYNKYSQTPPISTPRPPTSSLTVTSPPPNTQPTKSLYVPPPIRRLSREEQDKRRAQGLCYNCDDKYTPDHRCKPQRLFMTLTDDETENTEPPPFDDASTDSLVESDMEISLHALTGTMSACTI; encoded by the coding sequence ATGACTGGAGGTCCTTCAATTAAAGTGGTGGATGCTACCACCAAGGAACTGACAACGATGATGCAAACTTTAACAGATCTACATAAAGAAGAAAGTACAGCTCGTGCTGCTGCTGCAAGAGAGCAACAAGATTCGTTGAACTCACTCATAGCTTTATCCAAAGAGAGTCACCCTCAGTTCACAGCTTTACTCACTCATCTTCAAAGAGATACACCACCTCCACCTGATAACTCTGGTGCTTCTCCTTCATACACTCCAGATCCAGTACTCGATCCAACAATCAAAACCCCTAAAATCGATTTTCCTACCTTTGACGGTGACAATCCTAGAAGATGGATTCGGCGTTGTGAACGATTCTTTCAGCTCAAATCGGTGCCGCTACGACAACGAACTCAGTTTGCCTCTATTCACCTGGTCGGAAAGGCTGAGTCATGGTTCCATGATTTTCAAAATGGTAAAGACTTTATTGCTTGGTCTGATTTTTATTCTTCTATTTGTGAGTGTTTTGAAGATCTAGCCAATGAAAACTTCGTAGGCTGTTTCAATAAATTACCTCAAATTAATTCTGTGGAGGAATACTATGAAAAAATTGAGCCACTCAAAGCTCTAATGCTTCAGCATAACCCTTTTTACACGGAAGACTATTTTGTGATGAGCTTTTTGAGTGGATTAAAGGTGATTATTCGTCTAGATGTAGAAATGCACAAACCTACTACCTTATCCCAAGCATATTACCTATCCAGACTTCGAGAGGGTGCTTTAGCTTCTCAGCAACAACAAATTACTAAGAGTACTCCATATAAACAACCCACCACCGCTACCTACTATAATAAGTACTCTCAAACCCCACCAATTTCCACACCCAGACCACCTACTTCTTCCCTTACTGTCACTTCCCCACCACCAAATACTCAACCAACAAAATCTTTGTATGTTCCACCTCCCATCAGGCGCCTCTCCAGAGAAGAACAAGATAAGAGAAGGGCTCAAGGCCTCTGTTATAACTGTGATGACAAATACACCCCTGATCACAGATGCAAGCCTCAACGTCTATTTATGACTCTTACTGATGATGAGACAGAAAACACAGAACCACCACCATTCGATGATGCTTCCACGGATTCCTTAGTCGAATCCGACATGGAAATCTCACTACATGCGCTTACAGGTACAATGAGTGCTTGCACTATTTGA
- the LOC113326157 gene encoding putative glucan endo-1,3-beta-glucosidase GVI has protein sequence HTGAYRVGVNYGMVSDNIPPPDQVITMCKSRNIQRLRLFEPNPGALAALSFSGIEVILGTRNEDLPKLAVDPSYAKTWVETHVMPHIDTTLFKYISAGNEVIPGELANYVLPAMKNLDAALKAVGRKIPVSTTVPSNVLGISYPPSAGKFSPVTAPVMEPIVAFLASESYPLLVNIYPYFAYIGNPKDISLDYALFNSEKVVVRDGALGYKNLFDAMVDAVYAALEKAGGSTVRIVLSETGWPSAGGDGLVATINNAQTYNRNLISHLALSPGTPRRPRQDLETYIFALFNEDLKAVGTERNFGLFYPNMTEVYGVSLKGPFSRAFG, from the coding sequence CATACAGGAGCATATCGTGTTGGTGTGAACTACGGGATGGTGAGTGACAATATTCCACCACCAGACCAAGTCATAACAATGTgcaaatcaaggaatatccaaAGACTTCGCTTATTCGAGCCAAATCCAGGCGCTTTAGCAGCTCTATCATTTTCTGGGATCGAAGTTATTCTCGGTACTCGAAATGAAGATCTTCCAAAACTAGCGGTAGACCCATCATATGCAAAAACATGGGTAGAGACGCATGTAATGCCACACATAGATACTACGCTCTTTAAATACATATCGGCAGGCAATGAGGTTATACCTGGTGAGCTTGCAAACTATGTATTACCTGCAATGAAAAATCTGGATGCGGCTCTTAAAGCTGTGGGTCGAAAAATCCCAgtaagtacaactgtaccttcgaATGTTTTGGGGATATCATATCCACCTTCTGCTGGGAAATTTTCACCCGTGACGGCTCCTGTAATGGAACCCATCGTAGCATTTTTGGCATCAGAATCATACCCTCTACTTGTCAATATATACCCATATTTCGCCTATATAGGTAACCCCAAGGACATAAGTTTGGATTATGCATTGTTCAATTCTGAGAAAGTTGTTGTTAGAGATGGTGCACTCGGGTACAAGAATCTTTTTGATGCTATGGTCGATGCAGTTTATGCAGCTCTAGAGAAAGCCGGCGGTTCTACTGTTAGAATTGTTCTTTCAGAAACTGGTTGGCCTTCAGCCGGAGGTGATGGATTGGTGGCAACCATCAATAATGCTCAAACGTATAACAGAAATCTTATTTCTCATTTAGCGTTGTCACCAGGGACACCGAGACGACCCAGACAAGATTTGGAGACATATATATTTGCATTATTTAATGAAGATCTCAAGGCTGTTGGTACCGAGAGGAATTTTGGGCTTTTCTACCCGAACATGACAGAAGTCTATGGCGTTAGCTTAAAGGGCCCTTTTTCTCGGGCGTTCGGCTAA
- the LOC113326818 gene encoding uncharacterized protein LOC113326818 isoform X2, with amino-acid sequence MTGGPSIKVVDATTKELTTMMQTLTDLHKEESTARAAAAREQQDSLNSLIALSKESHPQFTALLTHLQRDTPPPPDNSGASPSYTPDPVLDPTIKTPKIDFPTFDGDNPRRWIRRCERFFQLKSVPLRQRTQFASIHLVGKAESWFHDFQNGISGEISFCGEIG; translated from the coding sequence ATGACTGGAGGTCCTTCAATTAAAGTGGTGGATGCTACCACCAAGGAACTGACAACGATGATGCAAACTTTAACAGATCTACATAAAGAAGAAAGTACAGCTCGTGCTGCTGCTGCAAGAGAGCAACAAGATTCGTTGAACTCACTCATAGCTTTATCCAAAGAGAGTCACCCTCAGTTCACAGCTTTACTCACTCATCTTCAAAGAGATACACCACCTCCACCTGATAACTCTGGTGCTTCTCCTTCATACACTCCAGATCCAGTACTCGATCCAACAATCAAAACCCCTAAAATCGATTTTCCTACCTTTGACGGTGACAATCCTAGAAGATGGATTCGGCGTTGTGAACGATTCTTTCAGCTCAAATCGGTGCCGCTACGACAACGAACTCAGTTTGCCTCTATTCACCTGGTCGGAAAGGCTGAGTCATGGTTCCATGATTTTCAAAATG